The Nitrospira tepida genome includes a window with the following:
- a CDS encoding SUMF1/EgtB/PvdO family nonheme iron enzyme, protein MTAFLNILRAILVLVLFTTILWAQDIEEIKSGVVRITARVEGQQPKVGSGFIVRLGKDAAYIVTAAHVIEGDPNPQVTFFLQSQQSFTARVIGVESQNPKGLAALLVSGPLPDGLISLALDQTREIQGGEPITLIGFPRTLAPWAVSTGNLNGLKGPELSLQALIEEGHSGSPVLLGGKVVGVVTDARDRMGYAVPAAILEVALRGWRITPEGTAMREITGKDGAPMVLIRGGRLPTKIVAVYGGGEVEEVDAPPVNLYVADDFYIDRGLVTIQRFRRFLQSTGHRVTGRYGEERDWPGDPHQPVDGVGWHDAVAYCKWAGKRLPTEDEWEKAAHDTEGRILDANVTEWTSSPYHESRLSPGEADDKSRKTIRGSLSAFHAKPREGSQVDYQVRKYASAGGGFEGFRCAKDAK, encoded by the coding sequence ATGACGGCCTTTTTGAACATCCTGCGAGCGATTCTGGTTCTTGTTCTGTTCACCACCATCCTCTGGGCGCAGGATATCGAAGAAATTAAAAGCGGCGTGGTGAGAATCACCGCCCGGGTCGAAGGGCAGCAGCCGAAGGTCGGGAGCGGCTTCATCGTGCGTTTGGGCAAAGACGCCGCCTACATTGTTACGGCCGCTCACGTCATCGAAGGCGATCCCAATCCGCAGGTCACGTTCTTTCTGCAGTCCCAACAGAGCTTTACCGCCCGGGTCATCGGGGTTGAAAGCCAGAACCCCAAGGGTCTCGCCGCCTTGCTGGTTTCGGGTCCACTTCCGGATGGCCTCATCTCGCTGGCGCTCGATCAGACAAGGGAAATACAAGGCGGCGAACCGATCACCCTGATCGGCTTTCCACGGACATTGGCGCCCTGGGCCGTTTCGACCGGCAATCTGAACGGCCTCAAGGGACCGGAGCTGTCCTTGCAGGCCTTGATCGAAGAGGGGCATTCGGGAAGCCCGGTGCTCCTCGGCGGAAAAGTCGTGGGAGTCGTGACCGATGCGCGAGACCGGATGGGCTATGCGGTTCCGGCGGCGATCCTCGAGGTGGCTTTGAGAGGCTGGCGGATCACGCCAGAGGGAACAGCGATGAGAGAAATCACGGGCAAAGACGGCGCCCCGATGGTGCTGATTCGAGGCGGCCGCCTCCCGACCAAGATCGTGGCGGTCTACGGTGGAGGGGAAGTCGAGGAGGTTGATGCCCCACCCGTCAATCTCTACGTCGCCGATGATTTTTATATCGATCGGGGTCTTGTGACGATCCAACGGTTCAGGCGGTTTCTGCAAAGCACCGGGCACCGCGTCACGGGGAGATATGGCGAGGAGCGAGACTGGCCCGGCGATCCACACCAACCGGTGGATGGGGTGGGTTGGCACGACGCGGTGGCGTACTGTAAATGGGCTGGGAAGCGATTGCCCACGGAGGACGAGTGGGAAAAGGCGGCGCATGATACGGAGGGCCGCATCCTTGATGCCAATGTGACGGAATGGACATCGAGTCCCTATCACGAGTCGAGGTTGTCCCCCGGCGAGGCAGACGACAAGAGCAGAAAAACGATTCGAGGGAGTTTGAGCGCGTTCCACGCCAAACCAAGGGAAGGATCGCAGGTTGATTATCAGGTCCGAAAGTATGCTTCTGCGGGTGGAGGGTTTGAAGGATTCCGCTGCGCCAAGGATGCGAAGTAG
- a CDS encoding NAD-dependent epimerase/dehydratase family protein, with the protein MKVLVLGGTGFLGANLVRALLARGEHVRVLARPIQSSKQAKGHATLHGLDVERVPGDLNEPGSLAAACEGVTRVYHAAGYYPPYTVPVDTAVRQALQETRHVLEAVRAAKVERMVFVSALTTIGHPAQAGRLATEDCPFSTRYHDNPYLMAKAEMEREVRQAAGSGLPAVIVCPTACYGPYDSKPTSGTVILMIARRLMPGYIDGPVNAIDARDVAEGMVLAAERGRVGERYLLGNWNTTQQELNRLIAKELGVLAPLFPIPPWLARPAFKTFDWGVRTILRRPAPVPGFFVEMLAHMQQYDCSKATRELGFTAKRPIDQAIRDAIVWFRANGYLPA; encoded by the coding sequence ATGAAGGTCCTGGTCCTCGGCGGCACGGGCTTTCTCGGTGCGAACCTCGTTCGCGCGCTCTTGGCGCGGGGTGAGCATGTCCGGGTGCTGGCCAGGCCGATTCAATCCAGCAAACAGGCCAAGGGCCACGCGACGCTCCACGGTCTCGACGTCGAGCGCGTCCCGGGCGATCTGAACGAGCCCGGGTCGCTTGCCGCGGCCTGTGAAGGGGTCACCAGGGTCTATCACGCCGCCGGCTACTACCCTCCCTATACGGTTCCCGTCGATACCGCAGTCCGGCAAGCCCTTCAGGAGACGCGCCATGTTCTCGAAGCCGTCCGCGCCGCGAAGGTCGAGCGGATGGTCTTCGTCAGCGCGCTGACCACGATCGGACATCCTGCCCAGGCCGGCCGGCTGGCGACAGAAGACTGCCCCTTTTCGACCCGCTACCACGACAATCCCTATTTGATGGCCAAAGCGGAGATGGAACGGGAGGTGCGGCAGGCAGCCGGTTCAGGCCTGCCGGCGGTGATTGTCTGTCCCACCGCCTGTTATGGACCCTATGACAGCAAGCCCACCAGCGGCACGGTCATCCTCATGATCGCCAGAAGGTTGATGCCGGGCTATATCGATGGTCCGGTCAACGCGATCGACGCGAGGGATGTGGCGGAGGGCATGGTCCTCGCGGCGGAGCGGGGCAGGGTCGGCGAGCGGTATCTGCTTGGGAATTGGAATACGACCCAACAGGAATTGAACCGGCTGATCGCCAAGGAACTCGGGGTGCTCGCCCCGCTCTTTCCCATTCCTCCCTGGCTTGCGCGTCCGGCCTTCAAGACGTTTGATTGGGGAGTCCGAACGATTCTCCGGCGGCCGGCGCCGGTGCCGGGCTTTTTCGTCGAGATGCTGGCCCACATGCAGCAGTATGACTGTTCCAAGGCCACGCGCGAGCTGGGTTTCACCGCCAAACGCCCGATCGACCAGGCGATCCGGGACGCCATCGTCTGGTTCCGGGCCAATGGCTATCTACCGGCGTAA
- a CDS encoding hydrogenase maturation nickel metallochaperone HypA/HybF has product MHELNLIRHIVQIVSDRANGAKVAQVTLQVGKLNDATPEAIRFSFDLATKGTLLEGARLEIVEIPGLGRCRACGQDVPMNQLVERCSCGSTDLERLAGDELIITHMVTV; this is encoded by the coding sequence ATGCATGAGTTGAACCTCATTCGTCACATCGTCCAGATTGTCAGCGATCGGGCCAACGGCGCCAAGGTCGCCCAGGTGACGCTGCAGGTCGGCAAGCTGAACGACGCAACGCCTGAGGCCATCCGCTTCAGCTTCGACCTGGCGACGAAGGGCACCCTGCTGGAAGGCGCCAGACTCGAGATCGTCGAGATTCCAGGACTGGGCCGATGTCGGGCCTGCGGACAGGATGTTCCCATGAACCAGCTTGTCGAGCGATGCTCCTGCGGCTCGACAGATCTCGAACGTCTCGCCGGCGACGAATTGATTATCACCCATATGGTGACGGTCTGA
- a CDS encoding inositol monophosphatase family protein encodes MSRETRHESPARAMSAAVAAARKAGAILREQARAGFGIDRKTSIVNLVTDADRAAEQAIVDHLLASFPTDGVLAEERGQDGRRESGCRWIIDPLDGTTNFAHGFPFYSISIALEREGVCTLGVVLDPIREELFTAEEGQGAWLNGRAIRVSSINTLDDALLTTGFAYDIRETADNNLDHFSRFALRAQGIRRTGSAALDLCYVAAGRLDGYWEVKLSPWDSAAGSVVLKEAGGRITHFNGSPYSIYGKDLVASNGPLHPAMLQVLAERP; translated from the coding sequence ATGAGCCGAGAGACGCGCCACGAGTCGCCCGCGCGCGCCATGAGCGCCGCCGTCGCCGCCGCACGAAAAGCCGGCGCGATCCTACGTGAACAGGCGAGGGCGGGGTTCGGGATCGACCGGAAAACCTCGATCGTCAACCTGGTGACCGACGCCGATCGGGCCGCGGAGCAGGCGATCGTGGACCATCTCTTGGCTTCATTCCCGACCGATGGGGTGCTGGCGGAGGAACGGGGACAGGATGGACGGCGGGAGTCGGGATGCCGATGGATCATCGATCCGCTCGACGGCACCACCAACTTCGCCCACGGCTTTCCGTTCTATTCCATCTCCATCGCGCTCGAACGGGAGGGAGTCTGCACGCTGGGCGTGGTCTTGGATCCGATTCGCGAGGAACTGTTCACCGCCGAAGAAGGGCAGGGCGCATGGCTCAACGGCCGGGCGATCCGGGTCTCCTCCATCAACACCCTCGATGACGCCCTGCTGACCACCGGGTTTGCCTATGACATTCGGGAGACGGCCGACAATAACCTGGACCACTTCAGCCGCTTCGCGCTGCGCGCGCAGGGGATCCGCCGGACGGGATCGGCGGCCCTGGACCTCTGTTATGTGGCAGCGGGGCGGCTTGACGGGTATTGGGAGGTGAAACTGAGTCCTTGGGATTCAGCCGCAGGATCGGTCGTGCTGAAGGAAGCCGGCGGCCGGATCACGCATTTCAACGGCTCTCCCTATTCCATCTACGGCAAAGACCTCGTGGCCAGCAACGGACCCCTGCATCCAGCCATGCTGCAGGTGCTGGCCGAGCGACCGTGA
- a CDS encoding 4a-hydroxytetrahydrobiopterin dehydratase: MGLADNKCVPCRGGVPPLPAERAQELLVQLDRGWSLNTAGHLERLYTFKDFAQALDFVNKVGAVAEAEGHHPDLYLAWGKCKVEIWTHKINGLTESDFYLAAKADREFAAFRAGVAVGAPK, encoded by the coding sequence ATGGGATTGGCAGACAATAAATGCGTACCCTGTCGAGGCGGCGTTCCGCCGTTGCCGGCTGAGCGGGCGCAAGAACTCTTGGTGCAGCTCGATCGGGGCTGGTCGCTGAACACAGCCGGCCATCTGGAACGGCTCTACACCTTCAAGGATTTTGCCCAGGCACTCGACTTCGTGAACAAAGTCGGGGCGGTGGCTGAGGCGGAAGGGCACCACCCAGACCTGTATCTGGCCTGGGGCAAGTGCAAGGTGGAGATCTGGACGCATAAGATCAACGGGCTCACCGAGAGCGATTTTTACCTGGCGGCCAAGGCGGATCGCGAGTTCGCGGCGTTTCGGGCAGGAGTCGCGGTCGGAGCGCCAAAATAG
- a CDS encoding S1 family peptidase yields MAILSPGSLWAQDIAQVKKGVVKITAQVEGKNRVGSGVVVKVEEDHVYIVTASHVIEGDQHPNVFFFSAPHRPFRARVLGLEGGNPAGLAALLVEGKIPSDLVALNLDQTAAVSGGESITLIGFPRVEGSPWAVTTGTLSGRRGSALSFSGAADEGNSGGPVLFQGKVVGIVTEVGAKFNTAVPAVVARFALDGWGVRLSEEFEQKPADVAPEEPEPVATQPTARPLVSGKYQGLGFSMLGGMVGLEATYQQNGDTVTGSYVNNQGDFGPMQGRVHDNVFEGRAASQVFQGVFCDFVSEVGGGGKTIQGYLTCSNGNSGSFALERQ; encoded by the coding sequence TTGGCAATTCTATCCCCTGGTTCGCTCTGGGCTCAGGACATCGCGCAGGTGAAAAAGGGCGTGGTAAAGATCACGGCGCAGGTGGAAGGCAAGAACCGGGTCGGGTCCGGCGTCGTCGTGAAGGTGGAAGAAGACCATGTCTACATCGTGACGGCCTCGCATGTCATCGAAGGAGACCAACACCCGAACGTCTTTTTCTTTTCTGCCCCGCACCGCCCCTTCCGCGCCCGCGTGCTGGGGCTGGAGGGAGGAAACCCGGCCGGGCTGGCCGCCCTGCTGGTCGAAGGGAAGATTCCCTCCGATCTCGTCGCCCTGAACCTCGACCAGACGGCTGCCGTCAGCGGCGGCGAATCCATCACGTTGATCGGCTTCCCTCGGGTGGAAGGGTCCCCCTGGGCTGTGACGACCGGAACCCTCTCCGGCCGCCGGGGCAGCGCGCTTTCGTTTTCAGGCGCGGCCGACGAAGGCAACTCGGGCGGGCCGGTTCTGTTCCAGGGCAAGGTCGTGGGCATCGTGACGGAGGTGGGCGCCAAGTTTAATACCGCCGTGCCGGCCGTGGTGGCGCGCTTTGCCTTGGACGGATGGGGTGTGCGGCTCTCGGAAGAATTCGAACAGAAGCCGGCCGACGTGGCACCCGAGGAACCGGAACCGGTCGCCACTCAGCCGACGGCGCGGCCGCTGGTGTCCGGCAAGTACCAGGGCCTCGGCTTCAGCATGTTGGGAGGCATGGTCGGCCTGGAGGCCACTTATCAACAGAACGGCGACACCGTCACCGGTTCCTATGTCAACAACCAGGGCGATTTCGGACCGATGCAAGGCCGCGTGCACGATAACGTCTTCGAGGGGCGGGCGGCGTCGCAGGTCTTCCAGGGCGTGTTTTGCGATTTCGTCTCGGAAGTCGGCGGCGGCGGTAAGACGATCCAGGGCTATCTGACGTGCAGTAATGGCAACTCTGGTTCTTTCGCGCTGGAGCGCCAGTAG
- a CDS encoding RiPP maturation radical SAM C-methyltransferase, whose translation MSRVQAPVALVNMPFSSSKYPSIQLGTLAALLKSQGIGVDCHHLNVHFAHRIGVPLYERICEKRALFGEWLFSYLLFRDNPKRVEYPRMFKPVFEQIAQEGGLPIGYFENLAMREAPEFLTWAMTAVDWGQYRLVGFTSTFDQNVASLTLAKLIKDLYPDVKIVFGGANYDGEMGLEYFRAFPFIDHVVVGEGEPVVPDLVRCVLNGAPDGFPKGAAYRKDGRICFEPNTSLFSDFAQTGPPDYDDYFHLSARLGSAGPTGLDRVLLYEGSRGCWWGEKHHCTFCGLNAQNMKFRAKSPDQVAREMADLSSRYDTTRFRLVDNIIDMKYIEELFGRFAEARCDLDVFIETKSNLQKQQIKTLAAGGVKCMQPGLESLSLSQLRTMDKGVTPMQNIQCLKWSYYYKILVSWNILLGFPGETNDDYRRQIDLIPSLLHLQPPEATGKFWLERFSPYHTRPGEYGLRITGPGLAYEYVYDARQVDLNKIAYDFEYELDHWAVDPHVYQELIAAVREWQKRYASDDKPFLFYSKAPSYVTVYDGRVAGRPVRYRFDGPAAFVIEFCNDLVRSTDQIAAAVGKVYLGGPGLGETVSSILTDLTAKRILYEERGKYFTLAIPEHPFH comes from the coding sequence ATGAGTCGCGTGCAAGCGCCGGTGGCGCTGGTCAACATGCCGTTCAGCTCGTCGAAGTATCCGTCGATCCAGCTCGGCACGCTGGCCGCTCTGCTCAAATCCCAGGGCATCGGGGTGGACTGTCATCACTTGAATGTCCACTTCGCGCACCGGATCGGGGTGCCGCTATATGAGCGGATCTGCGAGAAGCGGGCCCTCTTCGGTGAGTGGCTGTTTTCCTACCTCCTGTTTCGAGACAACCCCAAACGCGTGGAATATCCCCGCATGTTCAAGCCGGTCTTCGAGCAGATCGCCCAGGAGGGCGGCCTGCCGATCGGGTATTTCGAGAACCTGGCCATGCGCGAGGCGCCGGAATTCCTGACCTGGGCAATGACGGCAGTGGATTGGGGACAATATCGTCTCGTCGGGTTCACGTCCACGTTCGACCAGAATGTGGCCAGTCTGACGTTGGCCAAGCTGATCAAGGACCTCTACCCGGACGTGAAGATCGTCTTTGGCGGGGCCAACTACGACGGCGAGATGGGACTGGAGTACTTCAGGGCCTTTCCCTTTATCGACCATGTCGTGGTCGGCGAAGGAGAGCCGGTAGTCCCGGACCTCGTGCGCTGTGTGCTGAACGGCGCCCCGGACGGGTTTCCCAAGGGAGCGGCCTACCGCAAAGACGGCCGGATCTGTTTCGAACCCAATACGAGCCTGTTCTCGGATTTCGCCCAAACCGGCCCGCCCGATTATGACGACTACTTCCACCTGTCTGCCAGGCTGGGAAGCGCGGGGCCGACCGGGCTCGATCGCGTTCTGCTGTACGAAGGCTCGCGCGGGTGCTGGTGGGGGGAAAAGCACCACTGCACCTTCTGCGGGCTCAATGCGCAGAACATGAAGTTCCGTGCCAAGTCGCCGGATCAGGTCGCTCGCGAGATGGCCGACCTCTCCAGCCGCTATGACACGACACGGTTCCGCCTGGTGGACAACATCATCGACATGAAATACATCGAGGAACTGTTCGGCAGGTTTGCGGAGGCCCGCTGCGACCTGGACGTGTTCATCGAAACGAAGAGCAATCTTCAGAAGCAGCAGATCAAGACCTTGGCGGCAGGGGGTGTGAAATGCATGCAGCCGGGTCTGGAAAGCCTCAGTCTGAGCCAGCTCCGGACGATGGACAAGGGCGTGACGCCCATGCAGAACATCCAATGCCTGAAGTGGAGCTATTATTACAAGATCCTGGTATCCTGGAATATTCTTCTCGGATTCCCCGGGGAGACCAATGACGACTACCGGCGGCAGATCGACCTGATCCCGTCATTGCTCCACTTGCAGCCGCCCGAGGCCACGGGCAAGTTCTGGCTCGAGCGCTTCAGCCCCTACCACACGAGGCCAGGCGAGTACGGCCTGCGCATCACCGGCCCCGGCTTGGCCTATGAATATGTCTATGACGCTCGCCAGGTGGATCTGAACAAGATCGCCTACGATTTTGAATACGAGCTGGATCACTGGGCGGTCGATCCTCATGTCTATCAAGAGTTGATCGCCGCCGTGCGGGAGTGGCAGAAGCGCTACGCCTCGGATGACAAGCCGTTCCTGTTCTATTCCAAGGCGCCGAGCTATGTCACGGTCTATGACGGTCGGGTGGCTGGACGTCCGGTTCGCTATCGCTTTGACGGGCCGGCGGCCTTTGTCATCGAATTCTGTAACGACTTGGTGCGATCAACCGATCAGATTGCGGCGGCGGTGGGCAAGGTTTATCTGGGGGGCCCCGGACTTGGTGAGACGGTGTCCTCGATCCTGACTGATCTGACCGCCAAACGGATTCTTTACGAGGAACGGGGCAAATATTTTACGTTGGCGATCCCGGAGCATCCTTTTCATTGA
- a CDS encoding CBS domain-containing protein, which yields MLVHEVMSTGVVTVRKTDTVRSAVIKMLSRHCASVPVVEDDGRLVGIVTLRDVLLPLYPNYGDYIHDNVHSRDFVEMEEGYPEVLAKKVEEVMSVSPMTVSPNDPVLQAASYMGLKNFRRIPVVERGKLVGIVSVGDINRGLFFERGHKP from the coding sequence ATGCTTGTGCATGAGGTGATGTCGACCGGTGTGGTGACGGTAAGAAAGACCGATACGGTTCGTTCGGCGGTCATCAAGATGCTCAGCCGGCATTGCGCCTCCGTGCCGGTCGTCGAGGACGACGGCCGCCTGGTGGGCATCGTGACGCTGCGAGACGTGCTCTTGCCCCTCTACCCCAACTACGGCGATTATATCCACGATAACGTCCATAGCCGCGATTTCGTCGAGATGGAAGAGGGGTATCCCGAGGTTCTGGCCAAGAAGGTCGAAGAGGTCATGAGCGTCAGCCCGATGACGGTCTCGCCGAACGACCCGGTCTTGCAGGCGGCTTCCTACATGGGCTTGAAGAATTTCCGGCGCATTCCGGTCGTCGAGCGGGGGAAACTGGTCGGGATCGTGAGCGTCGGCGACATCAACCGCGGGCTCTTCTTCGAGCGCGGGCACAAGCCATAA
- the hypE gene encoding hydrogenase expression/formation protein HypE has protein sequence MRDQRISMAHGSGGKAMRELIEHLFVEAFRNPLLAALEDQAVVPLDDLRRQGGRLAFTTDSYVVNPLFFPGGSIGDLAVHGTINDLAMSGAKPLFLSCGMILEEGLQIDLLRQVVQRMGEAASHAGVSIVTGDTKVVERGAADKLFINTAGIGIIPHGVWIAATRARPGDAILINGPIGDHGIAILTARNELALECPVESDTRPLHDLVQAMLDVCPDIHCLRDATRGGLATVLNEFAQASAAAIHLNESAIPVRESVRGACEILGLDPLYLANEGKLVAVVPQAHAEATLEAMNRHPAGQDSAIIGEVTETPAGAVVMRNAFGGLRVVDLLIGDQLPRIC, from the coding sequence ATGCGGGACCAGCGGATCAGCATGGCCCATGGCAGCGGCGGCAAGGCCATGCGGGAACTGATTGAACACCTGTTTGTGGAGGCCTTTCGCAATCCCTTGCTGGCCGCGCTGGAAGACCAGGCCGTCGTTCCGCTGGACGACCTGCGGCGACAAGGGGGGAGGCTGGCGTTCACGACGGACTCGTATGTAGTCAATCCGCTGTTTTTTCCAGGCGGCAGCATCGGCGATCTGGCCGTGCATGGGACGATCAACGATCTCGCGATGAGCGGGGCCAAACCCCTCTTCCTCTCCTGCGGGATGATCCTGGAGGAAGGACTCCAGATCGACCTGTTACGACAAGTCGTCCAACGGATGGGCGAAGCGGCCTCCCATGCCGGCGTGTCGATTGTCACGGGCGATACCAAGGTGGTGGAGCGGGGGGCCGCAGACAAACTATTCATCAATACGGCCGGAATCGGCATCATTCCCCACGGCGTCTGGATTGCCGCAACCAGAGCCAGACCCGGAGACGCCATCCTGATCAATGGCCCCATCGGCGATCATGGGATTGCCATCCTCACGGCGCGAAACGAGTTGGCCCTCGAATGCCCGGTCGAAAGCGACACCCGCCCGTTGCATGACTTGGTCCAAGCCATGCTCGATGTCTGTCCGGACATCCACTGTCTCAGGGATGCGACGCGCGGCGGCCTCGCGACCGTCCTCAACGAGTTCGCCCAAGCCTCGGCGGCGGCGATCCACCTCAACGAATCCGCGATCCCGGTCCGGGAGAGCGTCAGAGGAGCCTGCGAGATCCTCGGCCTGGACCCTCTCTATCTGGCCAACGAAGGGAAATTGGTCGCAGTGGTTCCGCAAGCACATGCGGAGGCCACACTTGAGGCCATGAACCGGCATCCAGCCGGTCAGGACAGTGCGATCATCGGCGAAGTCACGGAGACACCGGCAGGGGCGGTGGTGATGAGGAACGCCTTCGGAGGATTGCGGGTGGTGGACCTGTTGATCGGCGACCAGTTGCCCAGAATCTGTTGA
- a CDS encoding arsenosugar biosynthesis-associated peroxidase-like protein, which translates to METYYHPKDLGKFADMGKGNKDLWDKFMSYYSAVFAEGALTEREKALIALGVAHAVQCPYCIDAYTQAALEKGSNVEEMTEAVHVACAIRGGASLVHGVQMRNVAEKLSM; encoded by the coding sequence ATGGAAACCTATTACCATCCCAAGGACCTGGGCAAGTTCGCCGATATGGGGAAGGGGAACAAGGACCTGTGGGATAAGTTCATGAGCTACTACAGCGCCGTCTTCGCAGAGGGCGCCCTGACGGAGCGGGAGAAGGCCCTCATTGCCTTGGGGGTCGCCCATGCCGTGCAATGTCCCTATTGCATCGACGCCTATACGCAAGCCGCGCTGGAGAAGGGCTCGAACGTGGAGGAGATGACCGAAGCGGTGCATGTCGCCTGCGCGATCCGCGGCGGGGCCTCGTTGGTCCACGGCGTGCAGATGCGGAACGTGGCCGAGAAATTGTCCATGTGA
- the lpxC gene encoding UDP-3-O-acyl-N-acetylglucosamine deacetylase, which yields MRYQQTIASPITCTGVGLHSGQPVTMTLLPAPPNTGVVFLRKAGGSAIPLGATISNLVATELCTAISSAGTQIKTIEHVLAALCGLGVDNVYIEIDAGEVPVMDGSAGPFVRLIKAAGIVPQNRAQRFLKIMQPIEIMDRGRRVVIEPAPTPKVTYTIAYDHPLIGTQSYEYECSADSFERDIADARTFGFLKEVEALWSRGLGKGGSLDNTVVLSDDDVINQSGLRFQDEFVRHKVLDLVGDLSLLGMPFIGHVKAERSGHALHTSLVNQILRRPDCWVLLSLDDQPTLAERPLVQPSTAYHSSALTAPVASV from the coding sequence ATGCGCTACCAGCAAACCATCGCCTCCCCAATTACCTGTACCGGTGTTGGACTCCATTCCGGGCAACCGGTCACGATGACCCTGCTTCCCGCTCCTCCGAATACGGGAGTCGTGTTCCTTCGTAAGGCGGGTGGATCGGCGATTCCGCTGGGGGCCACGATCAGCAACTTGGTGGCAACGGAACTCTGCACCGCCATCAGCAGCGCCGGCACCCAGATCAAGACGATCGAGCATGTCCTGGCCGCGCTCTGCGGATTGGGAGTGGATAACGTCTACATCGAAATCGATGCCGGCGAAGTCCCGGTCATGGATGGGAGCGCCGGCCCCTTCGTGCGGCTAATCAAGGCGGCCGGAATTGTGCCCCAGAATCGCGCCCAGCGGTTCCTCAAGATCATGCAGCCGATTGAAATCATGGATAGGGGCCGCCGGGTCGTGATCGAACCGGCTCCGACCCCCAAGGTGACCTATACGATCGCGTATGACCATCCGCTGATCGGCACCCAGAGCTACGAGTATGAATGTTCCGCCGATTCGTTCGAGCGAGACATCGCCGATGCCCGGACCTTCGGCTTCCTGAAAGAGGTCGAAGCCCTCTGGTCGCGCGGGCTGGGAAAAGGTGGGTCGCTGGACAATACCGTCGTCCTGTCCGACGATGATGTGATCAACCAATCCGGCCTTCGATTCCAGGATGAGTTCGTTCGGCACAAGGTGTTGGACCTGGTCGGCGACCTGTCGCTTCTTGGCATGCCGTTCATCGGCCACGTCAAGGCGGAGCGCTCCGGCCATGCCTTGCATACCTCGCTCGTCAATCAGATCCTGCGCCGTCCGGACTGTTGGGTCCTTCTGTCGTTGGACGATCAGCCGACCCTTGCGGAACGGCCCCTTGTTCAGCCCTCCACGGCCTATCACTCCTCAGCCCTGACGGCTCCGGTCGCCTCAGTCTAA
- the hypD gene encoding hydrogenase formation protein HypD — protein MKYVDEFRDPDRAQRLLKEIRSLAGRVGLGRRTPLGIMEVCGGHTHTIFRYGLNRLLPEEVEFIHGPGCPVCVLPRGRVDDCVALAQRPEAIMTTFGDAMRITGSRKSLLQAKAEGADVRMVYSPLDALTIAKANPDREVIFLALGFETTMPSTALTVLQAKRDGIANFSLFCNHITIIPTIKAVLDSPDLQVDAFLGPGHVSTVIGTQPYRFIADRYRKPIVIAGFEPLDILQSVWMVLRQLAEGRCAVENQYRRVVSEAGNLQALQAIHEVFEVREFFEWRGLGSIDYSGVRMRSAFAAFDAEQRFPVPNMKIADPTSCQCGEVLKGAIKPPQCKVFGTACTPQNPLGALMVSTEGACAAYYQYGNHGRLDRDGQKSDRVPA, from the coding sequence GTGAAATACGTGGATGAATTCCGCGATCCCGACAGGGCGCAACGGCTACTCAAGGAAATCCGTAGTCTGGCCGGCCGGGTCGGCCTTGGCCGGCGGACCCCGCTGGGCATCATGGAGGTCTGCGGCGGCCACACCCATACGATTTTCCGCTACGGCCTCAACAGGCTGCTGCCGGAAGAGGTGGAGTTCATCCATGGACCAGGCTGTCCTGTCTGTGTCCTGCCTCGGGGACGCGTGGACGATTGTGTCGCGCTGGCCCAACGGCCGGAGGCCATCATGACCACCTTCGGGGATGCGATGCGGATCACTGGGTCTCGCAAGAGCCTGCTCCAGGCCAAGGCGGAAGGAGCGGATGTCCGCATGGTCTATTCCCCGCTGGACGCGCTGACGATCGCCAAGGCCAATCCTGATCGGGAGGTGATTTTCTTGGCGCTGGGGTTCGAGACCACGATGCCGAGCACCGCCCTGACGGTGTTGCAAGCCAAGCGGGACGGCATCGCGAATTTTTCGCTGTTCTGTAACCACATCACCATTATTCCCACCATCAAGGCCGTGCTGGATTCCCCCGATCTCCAAGTCGACGCGTTTCTGGGACCGGGCCATGTCAGCACGGTGATCGGCACGCAACCCTATCGGTTCATCGCCGACCGCTATCGGAAGCCGATCGTGATTGCGGGCTTCGAGCCCTTGGACATTCTTCAGTCTGTGTGGATGGTCTTGCGGCAACTGGCCGAGGGTCGCTGCGCGGTGGAGAACCAGTACCGTCGGGTCGTGTCGGAGGCCGGCAATCTACAGGCGCTCCAGGCCATTCATGAGGTCTTCGAGGTGCGGGAATTCTTTGAATGGCGAGGGCTGGGCTCCATCGACTATTCCGGGGTCCGGATGCGATCGGCGTTCGCAGCCTTCGACGCGGAGCAAAGATTCCCGGTGCCGAACATGAAGATCGCGGACCCCACCTCCTGCCAATGTGGCGAAGTGCTCAAAGGCGCCATCAAACCCCCTCAGTGCAAGGTGTTCGGAACTGCCTGTACGCCGCAGAATCCGCTGGGTGCCCTCATGGTCTCGACCGAAGGGGCCTGCGCGGCCTACTACCAGTACGGCAACCATGGACGGCTCGATCGGGACGGGCAGAAATCAGACAGGGTGCCGGCATGA